Proteins from one Gimesia maris genomic window:
- a CDS encoding CHAT domain-containing protein, translating into MRQYAAADTKQTEPVDRHLLLRSGLMQASYNNHPTALRKQNADGILTGLEIIRTDLRATRVVVLSACETGVGEFRSREEVVGLRQTFQLAGAELVVVSLFPLEHP; encoded by the coding sequence GTGCGACAATATGCCGCAGCCGACACCAAGCAGACGGAACCGGTCGATCGCCACCTGCTGTTGCGCAGCGGCCTGATGCAGGCGAGTTACAATAACCACCCCACAGCGCTGAGAAAACAGAACGCTGATGGCATCTTGACGGGTCTGGAAATCATCCGCACCGATCTGCGTGCGACACGAGTGGTGGTGCTCTCCGCCTGTGAAACCGGCGTTGGTGAATTTCGTTCGAGAGAAGAAGTCGTCGGCCTCCGCCAGACATTCCAGCTGGCAGGCGCAGAATTGGTGGTCGTTTCCCTCTTCCCTCTGGAGCATCCCTGA
- a CDS encoding DEAD/DEAH box helicase: MTDNFQPGLYEQLLTEELKEQLQAIADPRLYATIGKVDTEDAHTVIAQYLEHVLANGIAGFRGKEAAEKQKRLVDRILKLLTEELGQDWENRLRIATPLERLLAIHHTDPETPENRPDTPLSRSALLTGTRLDPSLGSQLKKEISTADSVDILCSFVKWSGLRVILDDLKELASSPHSDRPRIRVITTSYMGATDPKAIEALSGLPNTEIRVSYDTKRTRLHAKAYLFHRDTDFGSAYVGSANLSNAALSEGLEWTTKVSQYELSYLWSKITGTFETYWQDDEFQQFSGEDPERLRSAIKNERLSASDPAMLPVFHLRPYPFQEEILDILVAEREVQNKRTHLVVAATGTGKTMLAAFDYARVCKENGRQPPFLFIVHREEILKQALASFRGVLRDQNFGDLLVGGRDPSQQQHLFCSIQSYNSRELWKRPADEYEYIVVDEFHHAAAQSYQSLLDHVRPNILLGLTATPERADQLDILQWFGGRTSAEIRLPDAINRKLLCPFQYFGISDSENLDDLNWQRGGYAIDDLDRIYTGNDRRAQLILEKTNEILLNPLESRGLSFCVSKAHAEFMARFFQEHGVPAVALTSDSSDELRNQVQTQLRSREINFIFVVDLYNEGVDIPEVDTILFLRPTESLTIFLQQFGRGMRLHDEKECLTILDFIGAQRREFQFASRFRALSTKPERRLDREIENGFPHLPSGCVVQLERVAQQRVLDNIRDSLRLNKLTIIIRLKELGRILGRSPFLQEALDYLQTNLDDLLKRGLWSRLLAEADLIEPFTDSDEIQLAKGLRRLIHIDCATQIKYWTKHIENALMPSSNEEKQALEMLYVTLWGKTGLGWTIQESKNRLFDNQAAKQDLVSVLDFCFQKAPSLHAGRLPEVSGPLTIHAQYTRDEILVGLGHWSLEHRPDHREGVLHLKNKKIDAFFVTLQKTEEEYSPTTMYEDYLISHELFHWQSQSNTSSESPTGQRYIKHQSCGYTPLLFVRETKKQTSGLASPYYYLGPCKYVSHTGDRPMSIIWRLQHAVPAKLYRQMARQAVG; this comes from the coding sequence ATGACTGACAACTTCCAGCCGGGACTCTATGAACAGCTTCTAACTGAAGAATTAAAAGAACAGTTACAGGCAATCGCCGACCCGCGTCTCTACGCCACCATAGGTAAAGTTGATACCGAAGATGCACATACTGTAATTGCTCAATACCTAGAACATGTTTTAGCAAATGGGATTGCTGGATTTCGAGGTAAAGAAGCAGCGGAGAAACAAAAACGTTTAGTCGATCGAATTCTGAAATTGCTTACAGAGGAGCTAGGACAAGATTGGGAAAATCGATTACGTATTGCAACACCGCTCGAACGACTACTGGCAATTCATCATACCGATCCTGAAACTCCTGAAAATCGTCCTGATACCCCATTATCTCGCTCTGCACTTCTAACGGGGACACGGCTCGACCCCAGTTTGGGAAGCCAATTAAAAAAAGAGATATCAACTGCAGATTCTGTTGATATTCTTTGTTCCTTTGTGAAATGGAGTGGGCTTCGTGTAATTCTAGATGACTTGAAAGAATTGGCTTCAAGCCCCCACTCAGATCGTCCCCGCATTCGGGTTATCACTACAAGCTATATGGGAGCTACCGATCCAAAGGCAATTGAAGCATTAAGTGGACTTCCCAATACAGAGATTCGCGTCAGTTATGATACGAAACGAACCCGTTTGCATGCCAAGGCCTATCTCTTTCATCGCGATACTGATTTCGGCAGCGCCTACGTCGGTTCAGCAAACCTTTCCAATGCCGCCCTTTCTGAAGGACTCGAATGGACAACAAAGGTTAGCCAATATGAGCTCTCGTATCTTTGGAGCAAGATCACGGGAACCTTTGAGACATATTGGCAGGATGATGAATTCCAGCAATTCAGTGGTGAAGACCCTGAACGGCTGAGATCTGCAATTAAAAATGAACGGCTGAGTGCATCTGATCCAGCCATGCTGCCTGTATTTCATCTTCGCCCATATCCTTTTCAAGAAGAAATATTGGATATCCTGGTTGCAGAGCGTGAAGTCCAGAACAAAAGGACACATCTAGTTGTCGCCGCAACCGGTACGGGTAAGACCATGTTAGCTGCTTTCGATTATGCACGAGTCTGCAAAGAAAATGGCCGCCAACCTCCTTTCCTCTTCATAGTGCATCGAGAAGAGATCTTGAAACAAGCACTCGCATCATTTCGTGGCGTACTACGAGATCAGAATTTTGGAGATCTCTTAGTGGGAGGGCGTGATCCTTCTCAGCAGCAACATCTATTCTGTTCGATACAAAGCTATAACTCGCGAGAACTCTGGAAACGTCCCGCTGATGAATATGAATACATAGTTGTCGATGAATTTCATCATGCCGCAGCTCAAAGCTACCAAAGTCTACTAGATCACGTTCGTCCTAATATTTTGCTTGGGCTAACAGCAACACCAGAGCGAGCGGATCAACTCGATATCCTACAATGGTTCGGTGGTCGAACTAGCGCAGAAATTAGACTACCTGATGCCATCAATCGTAAATTACTTTGTCCGTTTCAATACTTTGGTATCTCAGATAGTGAAAACCTTGATGATCTGAATTGGCAACGAGGTGGGTATGCAATTGATGACTTAGATCGAATCTATACTGGCAACGATCGCCGTGCCCAATTGATATTGGAAAAGACTAATGAAATCCTGCTCAATCCATTGGAATCTCGAGGGCTGAGTTTTTGCGTGAGTAAAGCTCATGCTGAGTTCATGGCACGTTTCTTTCAGGAGCATGGTGTTCCTGCAGTTGCATTGACCTCCGATTCTTCTGATGAACTAAGAAACCAAGTGCAGACTCAGCTTCGTTCGCGAGAAATCAACTTTATCTTTGTTGTCGATTTGTATAACGAAGGAGTTGATATTCCAGAAGTCGATACAATTCTTTTTCTTCGTCCCACAGAAAGTCTCACCATCTTTCTTCAACAATTTGGGCGAGGTATGCGTCTTCATGACGAGAAAGAATGTTTAACAATACTGGATTTCATTGGTGCTCAACGGCGGGAATTTCAATTTGCATCGAGATTTCGTGCACTCAGTACAAAACCCGAACGACGTCTGGATCGCGAAATCGAAAATGGTTTCCCTCATTTACCGAGCGGTTGCGTGGTTCAATTGGAACGTGTTGCACAACAGCGTGTATTAGACAATATCCGTGATTCATTAAGACTCAATAAATTAACCATCATCATACGCCTTAAAGAATTAGGACGAATCCTTGGACGTAGTCCATTCCTTCAAGAAGCATTGGATTATCTACAAACTAACTTAGATGATTTATTAAAACGGGGACTCTGGTCTCGTTTGCTCGCAGAAGCAGATCTCATTGAACCATTTACAGATTCTGACGAAATACAACTCGCGAAAGGATTACGTCGATTAATACATATAGATTGTGCAACGCAAATTAAATACTGGACCAAACACATTGAAAATGCACTGATGCCGTCTTCTAATGAAGAGAAACAAGCATTAGAAATGCTCTACGTCACACTCTGGGGAAAAACTGGTTTAGGTTGGACCATCCAAGAGTCAAAGAATCGATTATTTGATAATCAGGCTGCCAAACAGGATTTAGTCTCAGTTCTTGACTTCTGTTTTCAGAAAGCTCCTTCACTTCACGCTGGACGTCTTCCTGAAGTCTCAGGACCCTTAACGATTCATGCGCAATACACGCGTGATGAAATATTAGTTGGTCTGGGACACTGGTCTCTCGAACATCGGCCAGATCATCGTGAGGGAGTACTGCATCTGAAAAATAAAAAGATTGATGCCTTCTTTGTCACTTTACAAAAAACGGAAGAAGAGTATTCCCCGACAACGATGTACGAAGACTATTTAATTTCGCATGAACTATTTCACTGGCAATCGCAGAGCAATACTTCATCAGAATCTCCTACAGGCCAAAGGTACATTAAACATCAAAGTTGTGGATACACACCACTTTTGTTTGTAAGGGAAACCAAAAAACAAACATCAGGCCTTGCCTCCCCTTATTATTACCTTGGTCCTTGCAAATATGTATCCCATACTGGAGACCGACCTATGAGTATCATCTGGCGACTTCAACATGCTGTACCAGCCAAACTTTATCGACAAATGGCACGTCAAGCGGTGGGATAA
- a CDS encoding sialidase family protein, which translates to MPPPLNRRDFLHSSLCSLAAVSAAGTASVRAAESQSLIGSISKETLFRNRDGSGVTWFHPRGCMVPGANGGATFLMNLQEIGGSDYFGPVHWCESNDRGKTWTKPAPIPALDRDPVKGHPGLQAGVCDVTPQYHPQTGTILALGHVVFYRGPRFAKGDQLARYPVYAVRDKAGQWSERKILKWDDPRGSEIYTNNCGQRFVLPNGDIMMSFTFGANKQPRMVAGVRCAFDGSDLTIREVGPPLENKVGRGLLEPSITRFGDRFFMTIRAEDDHGYVAVSPDGLNYKRQTAWAFDDGTPIGMSTTQQHWLTHSDGLFLVYTRKDDTNKNVIRWRSPLWVAQVDPERLCLIRETEQVVLPLVGDGVNDPNQVALMGNFAVTNVSPQESCITVGEWMPRHKAKGDVLLSRIKWNQLNRNVPDFAS; encoded by the coding sequence ATGCCCCCACCCCTCAATCGTCGTGATTTCCTCCACTCATCCCTCTGTTCTCTCGCCGCTGTCTCTGCTGCGGGAACGGCGTCGGTGCGGGCGGCGGAATCGCAGTCGTTGATTGGTTCGATCTCTAAAGAAACGCTCTTTCGTAACCGGGATGGCTCCGGGGTCACATGGTTTCATCCGCGGGGGTGTATGGTTCCGGGGGCGAACGGCGGTGCGACGTTTTTGATGAACCTGCAGGAGATCGGGGGGTCCGACTACTTCGGGCCAGTTCACTGGTGTGAATCGAATGATCGCGGGAAGACGTGGACAAAGCCGGCGCCGATTCCTGCGCTGGACCGTGATCCGGTTAAAGGGCATCCGGGGCTGCAGGCGGGCGTGTGTGATGTCACGCCGCAATATCATCCGCAGACCGGGACCATCCTCGCACTGGGGCATGTCGTTTTTTATCGCGGTCCCCGGTTTGCCAAAGGGGATCAGCTGGCCCGCTACCCCGTGTATGCGGTTCGAGACAAAGCAGGACAATGGTCCGAGCGGAAGATTCTCAAATGGGATGATCCCCGCGGCTCGGAAATCTATACCAACAACTGTGGACAACGTTTCGTGCTGCCGAACGGCGATATTATGATGTCATTCACCTTCGGTGCGAACAAACAGCCGCGAATGGTAGCGGGCGTCCGCTGTGCGTTTGACGGGTCCGATCTGACAATTCGCGAAGTTGGACCGCCCCTGGAGAACAAAGTCGGACGCGGTTTGCTCGAACCGTCGATCACCCGGTTTGGGGACCGGTTCTTCATGACCATTCGCGCCGAAGACGATCACGGTTATGTCGCGGTCAGCCCGGACGGCTTGAACTACAAACGGCAGACGGCCTGGGCCTTTGACGATGGCACGCCCATCGGCATGTCCACCACGCAGCAGCACTGGCTCACCCATTCCGACGGACTGTTTCTGGTTTACACACGCAAAGATGATACAAATAAAAATGTGATCCGCTGGCGCTCGCCGCTCTGGGTGGCCCAGGTTGATCCGGAGAGGCTCTGCCTGATTCGCGAGACCGAGCAGGTCGTACTTCCCCTGGTCGGGGATGGCGTAAATGATCCCAACCAGGTCGCACTGATGGGCAACTTCGCTGTCACCAACGTCAGCCCGCAAGAATCGTGTATCACCGTCGGCGAATGGATGCCGCGCCACAAAGCCAAAGGCGATGTCCTCCTCAGCCGGATTAAGTGGAACCAGCTCAACCGGAATGTGCCAGACTTTGCAAGTTGA